The Streptomyces kanamyceticus genome window below encodes:
- a CDS encoding lanthionine synthetase C family protein: protein MSAPMPQLAATHQDPWWSQSLAHGAPGTALLHITRARAGHGSWDNAHRWATAMTGRPATAHPNLAGLFLGVPAIAYVLNAAGHPAYERALTSLDRPIATLIRQRLRAAHHRLNSHQPVRLREFDLMRGLTGLGVYILHRHGDGDLLREVLAYLVRLTHPLDDGMPGWWSSDGPNGKPSAKWPGGHGNLGLAHGITGPLALLAAAMRRDITVDGQSEAISRIVAELDRWQRPAPAGGVWWPGLLTPDEWATGTVTATSPQRPSWCYGTPGLARAQQLAALAMADQVRLDHAGQALAACVRDEMQLSQLTDGSLCHGWAGLVRTVERAVDDDTSGELATVLPALRDRLAHWAESERIPERGGLLEGPEGIHLCRSGTSPPTTIVATTADIAWDACLLLDG from the coding sequence ATGTCCGCACCGATGCCGCAGCTGGCCGCCACCCACCAAGATCCGTGGTGGAGCCAGTCCTTGGCCCACGGCGCCCCCGGTACGGCCCTGCTCCACATCACCCGCGCACGCGCCGGTCACGGAAGCTGGGACAACGCCCACCGGTGGGCCACCGCCATGACCGGCCGCCCCGCCACCGCACACCCCAACCTGGCCGGGCTGTTCCTCGGCGTCCCCGCCATCGCCTACGTCCTGAACGCCGCTGGCCACCCCGCCTACGAGCGCGCCCTGACAAGCCTCGACCGCCCGATCGCCACGCTCATCCGGCAACGCCTCCGAGCGGCACATCACCGCCTCAATTCCCACCAACCGGTACGTCTAAGGGAGTTCGACCTGATGCGCGGCCTGACCGGCCTGGGCGTCTACATCCTGCACCGGCACGGCGACGGCGACCTGCTGCGCGAGGTCCTCGCCTACCTCGTACGCCTCACCCACCCGCTCGACGACGGGATGCCCGGCTGGTGGAGCAGCGACGGGCCCAACGGCAAGCCGTCGGCGAAATGGCCCGGCGGGCACGGCAACCTCGGCCTCGCTCACGGCATCACCGGCCCCCTCGCGCTCCTCGCCGCCGCGATGCGACGCGACATCACCGTCGACGGCCAGAGCGAGGCGATCAGCCGGATCGTCGCCGAACTGGATCGATGGCAGCGCCCCGCCCCGGCTGGTGGCGTGTGGTGGCCCGGCCTTCTCACCCCCGACGAATGGGCGACGGGCACCGTCACGGCGACCAGCCCGCAGCGGCCCTCGTGGTGCTACGGCACCCCCGGTCTGGCCCGCGCCCAGCAGCTCGCCGCCCTCGCCATGGCTGACCAAGTCCGCCTCGACCACGCCGGGCAGGCTCTCGCCGCGTGCGTACGCGACGAGATGCAGCTGTCGCAGCTCACCGATGGCTCCCTTTGCCACGGCTGGGCCGGACTCGTACGCACCGTAGAACGTGCCGTCGACGATGACACCAGCGGCGAACTCGCCACCGTCCTGCCCGCCTTGCGGGACCGGCTGGCTCACTGGGCCGAAAGCGAGCGGATACCCGAGCGCGGCGGGCTACTCGAAGGCCCCGAAGGAATCCACCTGTGTCGGTCGGGCACGTCACCGCCCACCACGATCGTCGCCACGACTGCCGACATCGCCTGGGATGCCTGCCTGCTACTCGACGGCTGA
- a CDS encoding TauD/TfdA family dioxygenase encodes MRHIPQQTDGLFSGHRIDTSRPGAIDRITDGVRKRGLVTLTGIDSRTDALALAAQIMTVIPHRDSDSDGITTIRDTRRHTHRAGFAGFGNGPLEPHTERSGSPSPPRLMMLVCGQAAHAGGDSVLVDGRAVHADLVTGARAAASALAQPRSAYFGAGDGHPSQVFTIYDDDQVAVRLRLDGLARFSPIVQPYLPTLRAAIARHQLLMPMAPGQGYVLDNRRWLHARTAFTGSRVCWRALGEPRFAMSHGFIPQLAAQAAPALVGP; translated from the coding sequence ATGCGCCACATTCCTCAGCAGACCGATGGCCTGTTCAGCGGCCACCGCATCGATACCTCTCGGCCCGGCGCCATCGACCGCATCACGGACGGCGTACGCAAACGCGGGCTGGTCACCCTGACCGGCATCGACTCGCGCACCGATGCCCTCGCACTGGCCGCTCAGATCATGACCGTCATCCCGCACCGGGACTCCGACTCCGACGGCATCACCACGATCCGCGACACCCGCCGCCACACGCACCGGGCCGGGTTCGCCGGATTCGGCAACGGCCCGCTGGAACCCCATACCGAACGCTCGGGGTCGCCGAGCCCGCCCCGACTGATGATGTTGGTCTGCGGCCAGGCGGCCCACGCAGGCGGCGACAGCGTCCTCGTGGACGGCAGGGCCGTGCACGCCGACCTGGTCACCGGCGCCCGCGCGGCGGCATCCGCGCTCGCCCAGCCCCGCAGCGCCTACTTCGGCGCCGGGGACGGCCACCCCAGTCAGGTCTTCACCATCTACGACGACGACCAGGTCGCGGTGCGGCTGCGGCTGGACGGGCTGGCGCGCTTCAGCCCGATCGTGCAGCCGTACCTGCCCACCCTGCGCGCCGCGATCGCCCGCCACCAACTCCTCATGCCGATGGCACCGGGGCAGGGGTACGTGCTGGACAACCGGCGGTGGCTGCACGCGCGGACGGCCTTCACCGGAAGCCGCGTGTGCTGGCGGGCGCTGGGGGAACCGCGCTTCGCGATGTCGCACGGCTTCATCCCACAGCTAGCTGCCCAGGCCGCTCCTGCGCTGGTGGGGCCGTGA
- a CDS encoding DUF5994 family protein, with protein MTVLTARPPPAAPVAKPSGHPPLRLSVKPPGPRTGLLDGAWWPRSRDLARELPALTDLLDPLWGRITRVTVNPTHWPVVPRKVPVTGHVVKVGWFRAEQDPHQLLLLSYHVGRWDLLIIPPETGAAAAARLMTAACDLRTGRTGSALIADELERHPAAPAEADPPARTQAEAWEAEGGAVALPVGMTAGW; from the coding sequence ATGACGGTGCTCACCGCACGCCCCCCGCCAGCCGCCCCCGTCGCCAAGCCTTCCGGCCACCCGCCGTTGCGGCTGTCCGTCAAACCTCCGGGCCCGCGCACCGGGCTGCTCGACGGCGCCTGGTGGCCACGCTCCCGCGACCTCGCTCGCGAACTGCCCGCCCTGACCGACCTGTTGGATCCTCTGTGGGGTCGCATCACGCGCGTCACGGTCAACCCGACGCACTGGCCAGTCGTACCTCGCAAGGTTCCCGTCACCGGCCATGTGGTCAAGGTGGGTTGGTTCCGCGCCGAGCAGGACCCGCACCAACTCCTGCTGCTCTCCTACCATGTCGGCCGCTGGGACCTGCTGATCATCCCCCCGGAGACCGGCGCCGCGGCTGCCGCGCGGCTCATGACCGCGGCCTGCGATCTTCGGACCGGCCGTACGGGCAGTGCGCTCATCGCCGACGAGCTGGAGCGGCACCCCGCAGCCCCCGCCGAGGCGGACCCACCGGCCCGAACCCAGGCAGAGGCGTGGGAGGCGGAGGGCGGCGCCGTGGCCTTGCCCGTCGGCATGACCGCCGGGTGGTGA
- the fxlM gene encoding methyltransferase, FxLD system, giving the protein MTNTAAESPAFPAVLRNRLVDHILAAGHATDPRVEEALRTVPRHLFLPDSNVETAYANSTVITKRFEDGKSLSCATQPTVMAMMLDQLAVREGDNVLEAGAGTGYNAALLRLLTGPGGGVVTLDSNAEVAAEARSRLDYTGYGDVIVLTRDGAFGAPEYAPYQRGIFTVGPWDLPPGLLAQFADGARLVVPLRWRGQSRSVAFVRDGDTWRSESIELCGFVPMVGQGGEKTAAVDEAESVTLRWDMDQNIDPDQLHGVLDYPKSVMWTGVTLGPNESWDGVWLRLTATEPGACGIRADQSAFDSGLCTPAKAKVYSPALVRDGSLAYLTTQRVEGAASLWELGAIGHGPDGEHLAERLRANIRTWDTDREARPTISMHSVKAPTAEFSEGLVVMKEHVRLVLALPDSKE; this is encoded by the coding sequence ATGACCAACACAGCCGCCGAATCCCCCGCCTTCCCCGCGGTGCTGCGCAACCGTCTGGTCGACCACATCCTCGCCGCCGGACACGCCACCGATCCGCGCGTGGAGGAGGCGCTCCGCACGGTGCCGCGCCACCTCTTCCTGCCAGACAGCAACGTGGAGACGGCCTACGCGAACAGCACCGTGATCACCAAGCGGTTCGAGGACGGGAAGTCGCTGAGCTGCGCCACCCAGCCGACCGTGATGGCGATGATGCTCGACCAACTCGCCGTCCGCGAGGGCGACAACGTCCTGGAAGCCGGGGCCGGAACCGGCTACAACGCCGCTCTTCTGCGCCTTCTCACCGGACCTGGCGGCGGAGTGGTGACCCTCGACAGCAACGCCGAGGTGGCCGCCGAGGCCCGCTCGCGTCTGGATTACACCGGATACGGCGACGTCATCGTGCTCACCCGTGACGGGGCGTTCGGCGCGCCCGAGTACGCCCCGTACCAGCGCGGCATCTTCACCGTCGGCCCCTGGGACCTGCCGCCCGGACTCCTCGCCCAGTTCGCCGACGGGGCACGGCTGGTGGTACCGCTGCGGTGGCGGGGGCAGTCCCGCAGTGTCGCCTTCGTCCGTGACGGCGACACCTGGCGCTCGGAGTCGATCGAGCTGTGTGGGTTCGTGCCCATGGTCGGCCAGGGCGGCGAGAAGACGGCCGCGGTCGACGAAGCCGAGAGTGTCACGCTCCGCTGGGACATGGACCAGAACATCGATCCGGACCAACTCCACGGCGTCCTTGACTACCCGAAATCCGTGATGTGGACGGGCGTCACGTTGGGGCCGAACGAGTCCTGGGACGGAGTATGGCTGCGGCTGACCGCAACCGAGCCGGGCGCGTGCGGGATCCGGGCGGACCAGAGCGCCTTCGACTCCGGGCTGTGCACGCCCGCGAAGGCGAAGGTGTACAGCCCGGCGCTCGTCCGGGACGGATCACTGGCCTACCTCACCACACAACGCGTCGAGGGCGCGGCATCGCTGTGGGAGCTGGGAGCGATCGGGCACGGACCGGACGGGGAACACCTTGCTGAGCGCCTGCGGGCCAACATCCGGACCTGGGATACCGACCGTGAAGCACGACCAACCATCAGCATGCACTCGGTGAAAGCCCCTACCGCCGAGTTCTCGGAGGGCTTGGTGGTCATGAAGGAACACGTCCGCCTAGTTCTTGCTCTGCCCGATAGCAAAGAATGA
- a CDS encoding ASCH domain-containing protein produces the protein MNDPERAMLLSVHPRFATAILDGSKTVEVRRQRVAAPPGTPVLLYATAPTMALVGAARIASIRVASPREVWSAHRSQTGISRREYDSYMSGATQASGLTLQDPVSFETPVPLDALRTAGAFHPPQSYRYLKRDDLRRMTDVGPDVAAALRDALGDLVPA, from the coding sequence GTGAACGATCCGGAACGCGCGATGCTGCTGTCCGTCCACCCGCGCTTCGCCACCGCGATCCTGGACGGCAGTAAGACGGTGGAGGTCCGCCGCCAACGCGTCGCAGCGCCTCCCGGAACGCCCGTGCTGCTCTACGCGACTGCGCCCACCATGGCCCTGGTGGGCGCGGCCCGCATCGCCTCGATCCGCGTCGCCTCTCCTCGCGAGGTCTGGTCGGCGCACCGCTCCCAGACCGGAATCAGCCGCCGTGAGTACGACTCGTACATGAGTGGGGCAACGCAGGCCAGCGGCCTTACGTTGCAGGATCCGGTGTCTTTCGAGACCCCTGTCCCGCTTGACGCTCTGCGCACGGCGGGGGCTTTTCATCCCCCGCAGAGTTACCGCTACCTCAAGCGGGATGACCTGCGTCGGATGACTGATGTCGGGCCCGATGTGGCGGCCGCACTGCGTGACGCGCTGGGAGACCTCGTGCCCGCGTGA
- a CDS encoding lantibiotic dehydratase, whose product MTLLYRHTGVALLRSTALPLTHAPTAWPDFANPDVCRSWLRQVWGSPGLAQAISQASPALAVRVVKLLGAEPVRDRQVRQATAAVMRYLLRATGRPTPFALFAGVAPVHIGPDAYITWGAEHRPFARVGAEWLADIVERLENLPAVLDRLEVEFSNLAVQRGTRIELPHGPARVSVRHTEAVQAVRDATVRPSRVSTVADKIASAFPEVPPEKVRALLAELVRRGFLITGLRAPFTVTDALGHVVNRLREAHVDRVGEAVPLLRLLESVQADVTHHNADTTAGILRARLRNDLTGRMREVSKAGRTPLSVDLRLDCQARIPESVAHEAERAASVIARLTRQPVGQAVWRDFHAAFCDHFGIDTLVPLADVIDPDTGIGYPAGYPGSTRPEPPSGSTAGRDEHLLSLAWQAAADHSREIVLTEETITALTIPTGGRAVHVPPHVELSARILAASPRALERGEFTLIVAPARAAGTLTSRFTTTASGTGLEDVYRNVPAATEGALPVQLSFPPIYPHAENICRVPAYLDHVLPLGEHRGLCPTAPDEGTEAEIIALDDLAVTATRDALHLVSLSRRRVVEPQVFHALSLGKQPPPLARFLAHLPRAFTVGWHEFDWGPHTARLPHLPRVRYGRTILSSARWRLAAAELPSSNADLTAWRRALKVWRERWHCPARVELRDADRTLRLDLNEASHAALLRSHLARRDLAELVETAQSATEYGWLRGHTHELALPLVTTQTPRSSPRLDGPLPIIDSRSHGHLPAAPGSRWLYAKIWAHPERHEEIIGEHLPRLIAELAGDPTWWFVRYRSATERDHLRLRIRSDEFAASAEAIGTWAENLRARGLCGGLALDTYRPESGRYGGPAAIEAAEAVFAADSRAVLAEFQHPVDTAPAALVALNMWDICHDLLGGTTEAVQWLTARRAPDAVPDRTVTEQVTSAVRGGRWDDPTAWPAPVITARLSRRDALARYRSALPPQTDVDTVLESLLHMHHNRALGIDRERERACRRMTRHAALALRAAEVPR is encoded by the coding sequence ATGACGCTGCTCTACCGGCACACCGGGGTCGCCCTGTTGCGGTCCACGGCTCTGCCGCTCACCCACGCCCCCACGGCCTGGCCCGACTTCGCGAACCCGGATGTGTGCCGCAGCTGGCTGCGGCAGGTGTGGGGAAGCCCCGGCCTTGCCCAAGCGATCAGTCAGGCCAGCCCGGCCCTGGCCGTCCGCGTGGTAAAGCTCTTGGGCGCGGAGCCCGTACGAGATCGTCAGGTACGCCAGGCGACGGCGGCCGTCATGCGCTACCTCCTGCGCGCCACCGGACGCCCCACACCGTTCGCGCTGTTCGCCGGGGTCGCGCCAGTGCACATCGGACCAGACGCCTACATCACGTGGGGCGCAGAGCACCGGCCTTTCGCTCGCGTCGGCGCCGAATGGCTGGCCGACATCGTCGAGCGACTGGAGAACCTTCCCGCGGTCCTGGACCGTCTTGAGGTGGAGTTCAGCAACCTCGCCGTACAGCGGGGGACGCGCATCGAACTACCCCACGGCCCCGCCAGGGTGAGCGTGCGGCACACCGAGGCCGTGCAAGCCGTGAGGGACGCGACCGTGCGGCCGTCCCGCGTCTCCACCGTGGCCGACAAGATCGCAAGCGCCTTCCCCGAAGTGCCCCCGGAGAAGGTCCGCGCTCTGCTCGCCGAGCTCGTGCGGCGCGGATTTCTCATCACCGGGCTGCGTGCTCCGTTCACCGTGACCGACGCTCTCGGTCACGTCGTGAATCGGCTCCGCGAAGCGCACGTGGACCGTGTGGGCGAGGCCGTACCGCTGCTGCGGCTGCTGGAGTCGGTCCAGGCCGACGTCACCCACCACAACGCCGACACCACAGCGGGAATCCTGCGGGCACGGCTGCGGAACGATCTGACCGGGCGGATGCGGGAGGTATCCAAGGCCGGACGTACGCCGCTGTCGGTAGACCTGCGGCTGGACTGCCAGGCACGTATCCCCGAAAGCGTCGCCCATGAGGCGGAGCGGGCCGCGAGCGTGATCGCCCGGCTGACGCGGCAGCCTGTCGGCCAGGCGGTATGGCGGGACTTCCACGCGGCATTCTGCGACCACTTCGGCATCGACACGCTCGTCCCACTCGCCGACGTCATCGATCCCGACACCGGCATCGGCTACCCGGCCGGGTACCCCGGCAGCACCCGGCCCGAGCCACCCAGCGGCAGCACGGCCGGACGGGACGAGCACCTCTTGTCCCTGGCGTGGCAGGCGGCCGCCGACCACAGCCGAGAGATCGTCCTGACCGAGGAGACCATCACCGCTCTGACGATCCCCACGGGCGGCCGAGCGGTCCATGTTCCGCCGCACGTCGAGCTCAGCGCACGCATCCTCGCGGCCAGCCCGCGGGCCCTGGAACGCGGCGAGTTCACGCTGATCGTCGCCCCCGCCCGCGCTGCCGGGACGCTCACCTCCCGGTTCACCACAACCGCCTCCGGCACCGGGCTCGAAGACGTCTACCGCAACGTCCCCGCCGCCACCGAGGGCGCTCTGCCGGTGCAGCTCTCCTTCCCGCCGATCTATCCGCACGCGGAGAACATCTGTCGTGTGCCCGCCTACCTGGACCACGTGCTGCCGCTGGGCGAACACCGCGGGCTGTGTCCCACGGCACCGGACGAGGGCACCGAAGCGGAGATCATCGCGCTGGACGACCTTGCCGTAACGGCGACCCGTGATGCACTGCACCTGGTCAGCTTGTCGAGACGCCGGGTGGTCGAGCCGCAGGTGTTCCACGCCCTGTCCCTGGGCAAGCAGCCTCCGCCGCTGGCCCGGTTCCTGGCCCACCTGCCGCGTGCGTTCACCGTCGGATGGCATGAGTTCGACTGGGGCCCGCACACAGCCCGCCTGCCTCACCTCCCGCGTGTCCGCTACGGCCGCACCATCCTGTCGTCGGCCCGCTGGCGGCTGGCGGCCGCCGAACTGCCATCTTCGAATGCCGATCTGACCGCATGGCGACGGGCCCTGAAGGTGTGGCGGGAGCGCTGGCACTGTCCCGCCCGCGTCGAACTGCGGGACGCGGACCGCACCTTGCGTCTGGACCTGAACGAGGCATCGCACGCCGCGCTCCTCCGCTCTCATCTGGCGCGCCGCGATCTGGCCGAACTCGTGGAGACCGCCCAGTCCGCGACCGAGTACGGCTGGCTCCGGGGCCACACCCACGAACTCGCGCTGCCCCTGGTCACCACCCAGACGCCAAGGTCCTCACCCCGCCTGGACGGACCCCTGCCGATCATCGACAGCCGCAGCCATGGCCACCTGCCCGCCGCTCCCGGCTCGCGGTGGCTGTACGCCAAGATCTGGGCGCATCCGGAGCGACATGAGGAGATCATCGGCGAGCACCTCCCCCGCCTCATCGCTGAACTGGCTGGCGACCCGACGTGGTGGTTCGTGCGGTACCGCAGCGCCACCGAACGCGACCACCTAAGGCTGCGCATCCGCTCCGACGAGTTCGCCGCCTCCGCGGAGGCCATCGGTACCTGGGCGGAAAACCTACGGGCGCGCGGGCTGTGCGGCGGCCTTGCGCTGGACACCTACCGGCCCGAGTCCGGCCGCTACGGCGGCCCGGCAGCGATCGAGGCGGCCGAAGCGGTGTTCGCCGCCGACTCCCGTGCGGTCCTGGCGGAGTTCCAGCATCCCGTCGACACAGCCCCGGCCGCACTCGTCGCGCTGAACATGTGGGACATCTGCCATGACCTGCTCGGCGGGACGACCGAGGCGGTCCAGTGGCTGACCGCCCGCCGTGCCCCGGACGCCGTCCCGGACCGGACGGTCACCGAACAGGTCACCTCCGCCGTACGCGGCGGCCGGTGGGACGACCCCACCGCCTGGCCCGCCCCGGTGATCACGGCCCGCCTCAGCCGCCGCGACGCCCTGGCCCGCTACCGCAGCGCCCTGCCACCGCAGACGGACGTGGACACGGTGCTGGAGTCCCTGCTGCACATGCACCACAACCGGGCGCTCGGCATCGACCGCGAACGCGAGCGGGCCTGCCGCCGTATGACCCGCCACGCCGCCCTCGCCCTGCGCGCCGCCGAGGTGCCCCGGTGA
- a CDS encoding GNAT family N-acetyltransferase, producing MAVKVLPVSSTQDHLIETAVALGDRYTRTLGLMTPPAYRAMADEGGLLVAVEDEEVVGYALFGLPKRNPYIRLAHLCVATEHRSKGIARALVETIKRRHPQQLGVRAKCRRDYGLSGMWRSLGFVPQGEARGRGRDGEFLDGWWLDFGHPDLFSSVESNALLVVTIDHQVFADLSGPAGEEGAEESRALEAGWMTDLVELAYTPQLVHQIRDITDVVERHHQRAALSSLRQLAPGAEAASRRSDELERAAAEMMPEIQGDVAALRRGVRYIAETSCAGLQVLATRDPLLARLADVAWEVARVRVVAPSTVTLHVDELRQAQLYRPADLLGTEFRVGEVAPGAEGELVAFFEQDGLDGGSSFADRLRSLESDEVAWRRELLRDGEGNPVALYVWALDGRTLLVPVLRTSTHHLEESLTRQILFLLKRLGRSYGAETIRITDPHPSATARSASGDDGFFEQEGSLVALVVDMCGSAAEVEAAAGGLGREPAAKGAVLHAGMPAEVAAVVERAWWPAKIVDSELPSFLVPIKPRWSTELFNVPAMLLPRGEALGISREHVYYRASGHRGESVPARLLWYVSDGGFGTEGQMVVASSRLDEVVIDAPDTLLSKFEHLGVYGRADVGEAAGNTGQAMALRFSDTEIFPRPVTLRRLVSLAEGLGLPWSSNLLISLTKISNKLFQAVYQEGHRTT from the coding sequence ATGGCGGTGAAGGTCCTTCCTGTGTCCTCGACGCAGGACCATCTGATCGAAACGGCTGTGGCGCTGGGCGATCGGTACACCAGGACGCTCGGCCTGATGACGCCTCCTGCGTATCGCGCGATGGCCGATGAGGGAGGGCTCCTGGTCGCTGTCGAGGACGAGGAGGTCGTTGGCTACGCCCTCTTCGGCTTACCGAAGAGGAATCCGTACATTCGGCTGGCGCATCTCTGCGTAGCGACGGAGCACCGCAGCAAGGGCATCGCTCGGGCGCTTGTGGAGACGATCAAACGTCGGCACCCGCAGCAGCTCGGGGTAAGGGCCAAGTGCCGCAGGGATTACGGCCTCAGTGGCATGTGGCGCAGCCTCGGGTTCGTGCCCCAGGGCGAAGCTCGTGGGCGCGGGCGCGACGGGGAGTTCCTCGACGGGTGGTGGCTGGACTTCGGACACCCGGACTTGTTCTCGAGCGTGGAGAGCAACGCCCTGCTGGTGGTGACGATCGACCACCAAGTCTTCGCCGACCTGAGCGGGCCCGCCGGTGAGGAGGGGGCGGAGGAGTCCCGCGCCTTGGAGGCGGGCTGGATGACGGACCTTGTCGAGCTTGCCTACACACCTCAACTCGTCCATCAGATACGGGACATCACCGATGTCGTCGAGCGGCATCACCAGCGAGCCGCTCTGAGCAGTTTGCGGCAGCTCGCCCCTGGCGCCGAGGCCGCTAGCCGGCGAAGTGATGAACTGGAGCGGGCCGCGGCCGAGATGATGCCGGAGATTCAAGGGGACGTCGCAGCCCTGCGGCGGGGTGTGCGGTACATCGCCGAGACGTCGTGTGCGGGCCTACAGGTACTGGCGACCCGAGACCCTCTGCTGGCTCGTCTAGCGGATGTGGCCTGGGAAGTCGCCAGAGTGCGTGTCGTTGCTCCCTCCACGGTCACCTTGCACGTCGACGAACTGCGCCAGGCGCAGTTGTATCGCCCAGCTGACCTCCTGGGAACCGAGTTCCGAGTGGGAGAGGTGGCACCTGGCGCGGAAGGCGAGTTGGTGGCGTTCTTCGAGCAGGACGGGTTGGACGGTGGGTCGTCCTTTGCTGATCGTCTGCGCTCACTGGAGAGCGACGAGGTTGCATGGCGACGGGAGCTGCTTCGGGACGGGGAAGGTAACCCGGTCGCCCTCTACGTTTGGGCCCTGGACGGGCGAACGCTGCTCGTCCCCGTCCTGCGTACATCGACTCATCACCTCGAAGAGAGCCTGACGCGCCAAATCCTCTTCCTACTCAAGCGACTTGGGCGGAGCTATGGGGCGGAGACCATACGCATCACGGATCCCCATCCGTCAGCAACTGCAAGGTCAGCCTCAGGCGATGATGGCTTCTTCGAACAGGAGGGAAGCCTCGTAGCCTTGGTGGTCGACATGTGTGGCTCGGCTGCAGAAGTCGAGGCTGCTGCCGGTGGTCTGGGGCGAGAGCCTGCGGCGAAGGGTGCCGTGCTCCATGCCGGGATGCCTGCCGAGGTGGCCGCTGTGGTCGAACGAGCCTGGTGGCCAGCGAAGATCGTTGACTCGGAACTGCCGTCATTCCTCGTGCCGATCAAACCACGTTGGTCGACCGAGCTGTTCAACGTCCCTGCCATGCTGCTGCCGCGGGGCGAGGCGCTCGGTATCAGCCGGGAGCACGTCTACTACCGGGCGTCGGGCCATCGTGGTGAGAGTGTTCCCGCCCGGTTGCTCTGGTACGTCAGCGATGGTGGCTTCGGTACCGAAGGGCAGATGGTGGTGGCCAGTTCGCGCCTGGATGAGGTCGTCATCGACGCGCCGGACACCCTGCTCTCGAAATTCGAACACCTGGGCGTATATGGTCGGGCTGACGTGGGCGAGGCCGCAGGCAATACGGGTCAGGCCATGGCGCTGAGGTTCTCTGACACCGAAATCTTCCCCAGGCCGGTCACGCTGCGGCGATTGGTCTCCCTGGCTGAGGGGCTCGGACTACCTTGGTCGTCGAACTTGCTGATCTCGCTGACGAAGATCAGCAACAAGCTGTTCCAGGCGGTCTATCAAGAGGGGCACCGAACGACGTGA
- a CDS encoding NUDIX hydrolase, which translates to MVYTPPTWPVSVKGVVVDARDRVLLLKNERDEWELPGGRLEPEDPSPEVTVEREISEESGWPVKAGPLLDVWIYQPLPETKPERRVVIITYGCEMLEPGREPVLSHEHKQIGLFTVDEVPDLHMPDGYKQSIAAWYRHKR; encoded by the coding sequence ATGGTCTACACGCCCCCCACCTGGCCCGTCTCCGTCAAAGGCGTCGTAGTGGACGCGCGCGACCGCGTACTGCTGCTGAAGAACGAGCGAGACGAGTGGGAGCTGCCCGGCGGGCGTCTGGAACCCGAGGACCCGAGTCCCGAGGTGACCGTCGAGCGGGAGATCAGCGAGGAGTCCGGATGGCCGGTCAAGGCCGGCCCGCTGCTGGACGTGTGGATCTACCAGCCGCTGCCGGAGACGAAGCCGGAACGCCGGGTCGTGATCATCACCTACGGCTGCGAGATGCTGGAACCCGGCCGCGAACCGGTCCTGAGCCACGAGCACAAGCAGATCGGCCTGTTCACCGTCGACGAGGTCCCCGACCTGCACATGCCCGACGGCTACAAGCAGTCCATCGCCGCCTGGTACCGGCACAAGAGGTAA
- the fxlA gene encoding FxLD family lanthipeptide produces MPNTTASHRDPFDLDVSVTTDPANGDDTPCTTDDGCDPTCDSSCNSSV; encoded by the coding sequence ATGCCCAACACCACCGCGTCACACCGGGACCCGTTCGACCTCGACGTGAGCGTGACGACGGATCCCGCCAACGGCGACGACACCCCGTGCACCACCGACGACGGCTGTGACCCGACCTGCGACTCCTCCTGCAACAGCAGCGTGTGA